Within Cydia fagiglandana chromosome 1, ilCydFagi1.1, whole genome shotgun sequence, the genomic segment GCCGGCCACGCCGTCAGCCCCAGCTCGGCGCGGGCGCACGCGACGCAAGCGCATCCCACTTCTACGGCTTCCACTACTTTCAGGCGGACATCTGTGAAAAGGGATTcactttaaccctttaccaggccaagggatatatatttcccacatacggcacttcaaagaTGTGTTCTATTCTCGATGAGAAAGACTGACTTTCGATTGCCATTTTCGTCaactgtcagcctggtaaagggttaacagAACATTGGAGATTATTATTAATTACCGTAAAATCTCCAAACTTCGCCTGGGTTTTGACACTTTTGTGTGTATgcataaactctttattgtacaaaacacaaatttatggcacatgATAGGCAGtataaaggcgaacttatcacattaagggatttcttccagttaaccttggagtagatgagaattgatgaagaacggtagacaaatatttttgacaatttCTCTCAGATACACGCGTAGGTAAGATCAAAAAACTAATTAATCTAGGCCTATCGTGTAAGGTAACTTAAGGTCAAAATTTCGCTGTAGAATGGTTACAATTGGACTCCAAAGGTAGTAGGCGAAGTGTGGGCAAAATGCCCTGTCTTCGCCTACATACTGCCGGAGCATACTCAAGCATAATATGATTATGATAGGATGCAAGCAACCAATAATTATGTTCTTGGGCTAGCTTGCTATTCATACCAAGAAAATGTAATAACAAAACCCACAACCCACAACATTACTTGGAGAGGAGCCCTATCGAATATCAGATGTCGAGTGGTCACGTCCCTATCAGTAACCACATAATGCGTCAGCAATGCAGCGATGGTTACGGTTGTGGGTGCTAGTAACCACTATCTAAGCTGTTTATACTTAAACAACCCAATCATCTTGCTAGTGCTAGTATACCAATTTGTGCTAAAATGGTAGACCGGTTAGACAATTATGGCACTTGAACTGTTTAGAACATTGGATATAAAAACATGGTTTAGTTGCTTACCTGACAAAGTCAAATCCAAATACGCTTCCAACTGCTTCGCACCATCTCTCTTGAACCGTCGTACGAATTTCGGATGCCTGGTCTTCAGGTCCCCATCGGTAACCACATATTGCGCCAACAGTGCAGCGAAGGTCACTGGTGTGGGTGCCAGTAACCGCCACCTTGCGTGCTGGCCCACCATCCATTCTAGCTGGCGGAATGTCTTGCCGCAGAGTTGGACGTTGCTGATCTTCGAGAGGGTCTTGAGGGTTGGTGCTCTGCTGAATTTCTCTTCACTTTTTGCTgagaaaatttattaaatttcatgaTTAAAGCAAGATTAATAAAGGAATATTACTTTGTACAAGTGTCTTGCCTTAATAGCTTATTTACTTAAGGATGACGCGACGCGGCATgttttatacttacttataatttataataatgattttataacaTAATTGTGTTTGAAGAAAAAACTGTCATTAACATTTTATCACTGGCAGTCAAAATGTGGAAATATAGCGAGTTTATTTTAATGTGCACTGTTTTTTATTATGACGTTGAAACCACAAAACGCTATCACGACTTATCTGTGACACATTTAGTATAGAGTCTAGACTAGAGATTTGATGTAAGTATATTGATAATTATAGTGATGTTGTATTCATATGTTTCGATGCGCCACTaatcgtaggtacctacagtgagcagcaatagttgctaagcgggccaggtgttcaaaacgatcttgacgcgactttattgttaagagaataagagcgcgtcaaggtaattttgaacacctcgcccgcttagcaacttctgctgctgactgtataaccCGATTCCCACCCCTATTTTAAGTCAACTAACTTTGCACCTTCTTCTGCAAGTTATCTCCGTTTGCCTTGAAATTAACGAACctcaaaaaacagaaaaaaataaattataaaagaaactTACCAGCAAGACTTAAGCAGGCCAAAGCGACATGTGTCAAACGGTCAGCCCGGAGTCTATGTGCATCCATGAATAGATCTAAAAGTGCAGCGGCAGAGTGAAGAGTGGCGATGCTCAGGCCGAGCTTCTTGCTGATGTCGCGTAGTTGCTGGATTAGGGCGCCACGGAATTCTAGCTGTAAGGAAAAATATATCATAGTGACTTCACCCCTGAAAGCATTAAACCGCAAACCACGTACGTTAATTGGTCTATTTATCACCGTCTCTATCGCCTGTATATGGAATGCGCGGCTGACAGATGCATTATGGTGACGAATGCATAATATGGATAAGACTTTTATTAAATTTCGAGTAATATTTATGTATGAAaaaatattgttgttttttatataTCAATAAATTCCAAATAACGGTAAAGTTATGAATATGCACCTCTTAAGTCTGTAGAAGTAACTTCTTACATTTACTTGTGTGAACAATAAGAACAGGTATTAGATATAGATATTTTGATTAAGAATTGATACCATAATGTTAAGTGATCAAGTAATTGAATCATAATTGCATCATGtactttttgtaacataataattcataattatagttaaataaaaatcaatGTTACTCAATATTAACTATGAGCAATTAAAAATggcataatttattttttccaCAAGTTTAATTGGGTATCTCCGAGATGTGTGGGTAGAATAATGTGAGTGTAGATTATGAAACTGAAAACAATCATTAAATTATCAAAACAACCATGtccattaaatttaaatattaattttataatattttagctAAAAAGTTGACACTATTATTTTGGTTTGTTACATATTACCCAAGAAAGCCACATACAACATATTTAATGTCCATCCATTTACTAATAAACTTACACAATAGAATAGGGATgatgacacatgttgaattATAATTCTAGTAGAATAGATAGCAAATGAGCAACTTATCACAATAATGTggatattaaattaatatatggaattaatataaaaatataggaCCTGAAAGTTTCaaaatttaagttttattttagctTCCAAAAAGGAAATAAGTAAGGATACCATTCGATTCCTtacattttatacaaaaaaatattgtatagcAACTATATgcataaacgcaatatttcatcgacaaaaacgcaattttcatgttttgtcCATACTTCAAGATGGAATATCAGAGACCGTGACGTCACATTCTCTTATCGTTTTGTTAGGAGCGTTTCGTAAGTGAAGTACGACTGTCGGACTTTGACTATCATTTCTGacttttgtattgctttaatGCAATGGGTCCCATATCGTCGGGGATAGTGCAATACCGCGTAACTAACAAATGCAGTAaggtccaatttctttgttacattgtttgaatttagaactctaTTTGACTTTGTTAGTTACGCGGTATTGCACTATCCCCGACGATATCGACTTTTGATCAtaaaaacaaacctgatcgatttataccataaatgaaaattagtcaTCTAGCCTATTGAggaaggcctttgcccagcagtgggacataaaaggctaacaaataataatacagtgAAATCTAGATAATCCAACACTATGTATACCCAGTAATCCGGCACTAAAATTGGGATACAAATAATCATTCTATGTACTATGTGCACTTACATTTTCGCCCTTCAATCTCTCAAAGCCATTTATGGCTAAGTTCCAGATAAGAGTAGAATTTAGTATGAATTTAGAAATAATGAAACCAAGCCAattcatatttaaaatataattcattcattatattatattattgctCAAAAAGCTTATGCAATATTGAATGCAAATGTTGTCATTCCACCATCACTATGCAACATTAATCATAATTGTTTGAGTTACTTTCATTGCTCATTTTCTATTTTCACATAAATTTCATTACAATAGATACTGTGTAAGAAAAACAATATCaaagtacatatatatgtaaaaaccCAACTTCATGTCTTCCATATTGTTTGTTTTCAAACAACGTAGGTACTTTCTTAGAACCAACATGATGCAATAAAACACATAACAATGAAAAATATATCTTACCTGTGGGGACTGCAGATGTATCACAGGTTTCTCGGCCTCCTGCTCCAAAAGATGCTTCCAAATGTCCTCCCTGTACTCGCAGTGATACTCGTCATCGGGATCTCGGATACACTAAAATATATACCATGGTTGTTCAATATTGTGTAACAAAagaaaatataacatttataaaaacATGTTTTCTATTGAAATGTTATCTTAGACAAATTTACTAATGACTCTCTTTCAAATTTTAATCAGAATTTGAGTATAAAACCTAGTTATATTCGTTTAAATGTGAGCATATTACTTACGATTGCATCCAGTTTTGCCTCCGCTTCCGAAACGCTCTTTGTCCCACTTTCGTGAGGAACCTGGCTTCTTACGTTGGACAGGTTTAATTTAGACATATTCAAGGATTCCATCTTTTAATAACTTAGCTGTGAGGGTGAATTTGTGAATAAAAAGGGCGATTACTTTTTACACGTCGACTGAACGGTGACAGTCACCACGTGGAAACAAGTGTCAAATAAAATCCTTGAAAAATGCCACTATCACACTAATACTGCAAACGcctacttttctttccacgaACATAACTCTTTATAGTTCAATTAGAGCACACTCGTTGAACAAAAACACAAGCAATGCAGCGTTATTAGTGATTTTCCGTCACATGATGCGGTATCCTCGTTTCACGACATGACTGACACGGAGCGAAATGTAAATTGACACTGACacgaaaaagaaaagaaagaaatgAAGGCCGCCTTTTTCATAGACAAAAGTCTACATGCCATTAAGCAGATACCACACTACACAAAAACAATGATCTGTCATAGTCGAAATCAAATATGTtttgtaatattatttaaattcaatATATTGTTTGATCACGTATTTTTTGTACcaataaacatacataaatatagaaaatcaaaaatatatcaagataaaatgtTTTTACCGGTTTTCCTTATGCGTGGTACAACACTACCCCATACCCATATATGGGCAATAAAATGAGCGTCAAGTTAGCCAACATCcccaaaaaaatattgtacgtCACTTTTTTAGAAGGCTATGGATTAGCGGCCGATAGTGTTTTCTATAATtgaaaagtatttattttactcTAGGTTTAGCGTAGCTCTCGTAgtaataaactaataaatagTAGGCAAAACATGTCGTATTCAAATAGTAAGTTCTTATTGGAAATTTCAAGTGGTGCCGGAAGCATGTGCCGTGTCAATTATGTTCATGAAATTCtgtggttttatttatttttcataattatttatccACTTCAATatgtgattttgttatgatgtGCCTACAGAATACATTTTCGCGGCTCTGCCGAGGACGCAACGCGGTACACCGCTTGTTTTGGGCGGTGATCCGAAGGGCAAAAATTTCCTGTACACGAACGGAAATTCGGTGATTATCCGCGATATTGAGGACCCGGCGATCGCCGATGTGTACACGGAGCACTCCTGCCAGGTTAACGTGGCAAAATATTCCCCCAGCGGCTTCTACATCGCTTCAGGAGGTAAGGTTATCAGTTAGCAATTTTAATTTATCATTATGAATCATTGTTTATCTGtaggaattatttatttactcaccgtttatttatattgatgaGTCATGGTACAattatggtgataaaatttcACTTATACGGCATTCCTGTCTGATAGCTGGGTGACCTAGAATTATTCAGATATGGCTTCAACTGCAAGTCAGTAAGTTGGATCTTATGACAGTAACTTTAAGCTTACGTTTTATATTGAATCGATTTTATCTCATCAAGAAAGTT encodes:
- the LOC134669368 gene encoding cyclin-J-like, yielding MESLNMSKLNLSNVRSQVPHESGTKSVSEAEAKLDAICIRDPDDEYHCEYREDIWKHLLEQEAEKPVIHLQSPQLEFRGALIQQLRDISKKLGLSIATLHSAAALLDLFMDAHRLRADRLTHVALACLSLAAKSEEKFSRAPTLKTLSKISNVQLCGKTFRQLEWMVGQHARWRLLAPTPVTFAALLAQYVVTDGDLKTRHPKFVRRFKRDGAKQLEAYLDLTLSDVRLKVVEAVEVGCACVACARAELGLTAWPAWLATATARQASRIAPVARLLHRMMQILKSRETPADAEIDQGYSSAKTSPNQTPSTSPLQVSPASSTCSTSTRSYVNVDTSYRQKPVQSSMYSVLDLNNTSVTNIENYYLPTAVDMTLRVDNPNDYRYFKSRRLIEASLEGGAANRAVKRGLDSTVELDRKRYRLTQMSQVVQ